In Pseudosulfitobacter pseudonitzschiae, the sequence CAGCGGGCAGTGGCGGCGGCGGCATCGCCTTTCCCATCGACATCACCCTGCGCGCACCCTCGCGGATCTTCGTGCGCGGTCGCGGTCTTGATGCTGAACTGGGCGGGCAATTGCGCCTGACCGGCACCACCGCCAATGTGGTGCCAATGGGCCGCTTCGACCTGATCCGTGGTCGTTTTGACATCCTGACCAAACGCTTGGAGCTTGTCGAAGGTGCGGCGCGGCTTCAGGGCGGCTTTGATCCCTATATCCGCTTTGTCGCGGAAACCACCACCAGCGACGCCACCATCCGCATCATCGTCGAAGGTCTCGCCTCCGAGCCCGAGATTTCCTTTACCTCGACCCCGAGCAAGCCCGATGACGAAATTCTGGCGCAACTGCTGTTCGGGCGCGGTCTGGCGCAAATCTCGCCGCTGCAAGCGGTGCAACTGGCCGCAGCCGTGCGCACGCTCAGCGGCAAGGGCGGCGGCGGCTTGCTGAACAGCATCCGCGAACGCTTTGGTCTGGATGATCTGGACATTGTCACCGACGAAAACGGCCAATCCAGTGCGCGTGTGGGCAAATACATAACCGACAACATCTATACCGATGTCACAGTCGGGGCCGAAGGCGACGCCGAAGTGAACCTGAACCTCACGATCAGCCCGTCACTGACCGCCCGTGGCAGCGTCAAATCGGATGGCGAAACAGGTCTGGGTGTGTTTTTCGAAAAAGACTACTGATCCGGCATCAGACCCAAGGGACAATGACACACCCGTTCCCGCTGGCACGTCTGCTATGGCAAAGTTCACGTCGATCACACCACTTGCCGCTTGCGCCTGCTCAACTGCATCCCCACAGCCCGGCCAGCAGAATCCCGAGGTTTCCGGCAAAATCCACAGACATCCAGCCGTTCAAAACCGGAGTCACAAAAAGAACCATGCGTTGAACACGAAAAAGGGCACCGATCCTGCCCTGCAGATCCGCAAGCCCCTCAGGTTTGCCCTTTGGTCTCGATATAGATCACGCTGCCACAATGCTTGCAGTGGCTGGCATCGTGGTCATGCAGGCTCAGGCCGCAATGGGGACAGGGATGTTGCACCTTGGAGGGGCGGTAAATCGCTTGCAGCAGGTTCAGAAAGAACCCGACGCCAAAGATCATCACGCCGATTGTCAGCAGCCGCCCCGTTTGATCGGTAAGCGTAATGTCACCATATCCGGTTGTCGTCAGCGTGGTGATCGTAAAGTAAAGCGCGTCGACATAGGTTTTCATCTCCGCGTTGCGGCCATGCTCCCAGACCCAGATCACGCTGGTGACCACGAATATGAACGTCACAAGATTGGCGGCAGCAAGAAGCACGCGCGTGTTGATCGGAATATCTTTGGTCAGGTCGTCAAGACGCTCTACCAGCCGGAAACTCCTGACCAGACGCAGCATCCTCAGCACCCGCAGAAAGCCAAGGTTCGACCCGGTGATCAGCGGCGCAAAAAGTGAGGCCAGCACGATCAGGTCCGAGATGGTAGTCAAAGACAATAAAAACCGAAGCCGCTTCGGCGCAATCCATACGCGCGCCACGACATCGGCAAGGATGACAACCCCGATGACAAGATCAAGCGCAAGAAGCGAGGCGTCCAGCTCTGCCGTCGCAGTGAACAGAAAATAGCTGATCGTCAGAATATCAAAAGCCAACAAGCCTGTGCGGAACCACCGCGCCGTGCGCCTGTCACCTTCGTAAAGCTCTTGCAGCAGGTTTTT encodes:
- a CDS encoding ion transporter, encoding MKNLLQELYEGDRRTARWFRTGLLAFDILTISYFLFTATAELDASLLALDLVIGVVILADVVARVWIAPKRLRFLLSLTTISDLIVLASLFAPLITGSNLGFLRVLRMLRLVRSFRLVERLDDLTKDIPINTRVLLAAANLVTFIFVVTSVIWVWEHGRNAEMKTYVDALYFTITTLTTTGYGDITLTDQTGRLLTIGVMIFGVGFFLNLLQAIYRPSKVQHPCPHCGLSLHDHDASHCKHCGSVIYIETKGQT